One stretch of Bacteroidia bacterium DNA includes these proteins:
- the pheS gene encoding phenylalanine--tRNA ligase subunit alpha, whose translation MIQEKINHLRLQAEEFDTATPDALEQFRIHFLGKKGALQELFGALKAASPEEKREMGKPINELKLWLQEKYDSEKARLDEMASGREGESIDLTLDAYPVPLGGRHPLSVVRKRIIRIFDRLGYTVAEGPEIVDDWHNFTALNTPQDHPARDMQDTFYVQTNPDMILRTHTSPVQVGVMENQNPPIRIIAPGRVYRNETVSARAHCQFHQVEGLFVAEDVSFADLKQTLYFFVQELFGIGTEIRLRPSYFPFTEPSAEMDISCLICHGKGCAVCKHTGWVEILGCGMVDPAVLTNCRIDPEKYSGFAFGMGIERIAMLLFGLNDIRLFFENDVRFLKQFQSLS comes from the coding sequence ATGATTCAGGAAAAAATCAACCACCTAAGGCTACAGGCCGAAGAATTCGATACCGCCACGCCCGATGCGCTGGAGCAATTCCGCATTCACTTTCTCGGAAAGAAGGGAGCACTGCAGGAACTGTTTGGCGCACTAAAAGCGGCATCACCAGAAGAGAAGCGCGAAATGGGGAAGCCCATTAACGAACTGAAGCTGTGGTTGCAGGAAAAATATGATTCAGAAAAAGCACGGCTGGACGAAATGGCATCCGGGCGTGAAGGCGAATCCATTGACCTGACGTTGGATGCTTATCCTGTGCCGTTGGGAGGTCGGCATCCGCTCAGTGTGGTTCGCAAGCGCATCATCCGCATCTTCGATCGCCTGGGCTATACCGTAGCGGAAGGTCCTGAGATCGTGGATGACTGGCACAATTTCACTGCCCTGAATACACCGCAGGATCATCCTGCGCGCGATATGCAGGATACGTTTTACGTCCAGACCAATCCTGATATGATTCTTCGCACGCATACATCACCGGTGCAGGTGGGCGTAATGGAAAACCAAAACCCGCCCATTCGCATTATTGCGCCCGGCCGCGTTTATCGCAACGAGACGGTCTCGGCCCGCGCACATTGCCAGTTCCACCAGGTAGAGGGGCTTTTTGTAGCGGAAGATGTATCGTTTGCCGACCTGAAGCAGACGCTCTACTTCTTTGTGCAGGAGCTATTTGGAATCGGCACCGAAATCCGTTTACGCCCATCTTATTTCCCTTTCACCGAGCCGTCAGCCGAAATGGATATTTCCTGCCTGATATGCCACGGGAAAGGCTGCGCAGTCTGCAAACACACAGGCTGGGTAGAAATTCTGGGCTGCGGAATGGTAGACCCTGCCGTGCTCACCAATTGCCGCATTGATCCTGAAAAGTATTCGGGCTTTGCGTTTGGGATGGGCATTGAGCGCATCGCCATGCTGCTGTTTGGCCTCAACGACATCCGCCTCTTTTTCGAGAACGATGTGCGATTCCTGAAGCAGTTCCAAAGTTTGAGTTAA
- a CDS encoding nucleotidyltransferase domain-containing protein, with product MSIIDENIDKIRALCNKHKVTRLFVFGSILTGNLKSNSDIDLLVDFSRVDLYDYADNYFDFKKSLENLFKREVDLLEEKAVKNPFLRQAIDATKQQIYECQMI from the coding sequence ATGAGCATTATTGATGAAAATATAGATAAAATAAGGGCTTTATGCAACAAGCATAAGGTAACCCGATTATTTGTATTTGGGTCAATCCTGACTGGTAATTTAAAAAGTAATAGTGATATTGATCTATTGGTTGATTTCTCCAGAGTTGATCTATACGACTATGCGGATAATTATTTTGATTTTAAAAAATCGTTAGAGAACCTGTTCAAAAGAGAAGTTGATCTTCTTGAGGAAAAAGCCGTTAAAAATCCCTTTCTCAGACAAGCGATAGATGCTACAAAACAACAGATTTATGAATGCCAGATGATTTAA